A stretch of Physeter macrocephalus isolate SW-GA chromosome 1, ASM283717v5, whole genome shotgun sequence DNA encodes these proteins:
- the TTC14 gene encoding tetratricopeptide repeat protein 14 isoform X2, producing the protein MDRDLMRQSLNFHGPSLLSLLRSEQQDNPHFRSLLGSVVEPARGPPPQQQLQEKRRELKTLKYKNSFPKKRICFLHFPGNQIHLQLLKLMKTMKALCPLRDVPSLSNHGDPLSYYQTGDIIRAGIKDIDRYHEKLAVSLYSSSLPPHLSGIKLGVISSEELPLYYRRSVELNSNSSESYENIMQSSLGFVNPGVVEFLLGKLGIDESNPPSLMRGLQSKNFSEDDFASALRKKQSASWALKCVKIGVDYFKVGRHVDAMNEYNKALEIDKQNVEALVARGALYATKGSLNKAIEDFELALENCPTHRNARKYLCQTLVERGGQLEEEEKFLNAESYYKKALALDETFKDAEDALQKLHKYMQKSLELREKQAEKEEKQKTRKIETSAEKLRKLLKEEKRLKKKRRKSTSSSSSVSSADESVSSSSSSSSSGHKRHKKHKRNRSESSRSSKRHSAKASSNQVDQNKKDECFPVPANTSASFLNQKQEVEKLLEKQDRLPYQKKQVKEKDRCPLSSSSVEIPDDFGGRSEDPRDFYNSYKTQTDSSKTEKPHKSERHSSSRRDSSDSFYRNSEDKIKMYGYRRFEKDTEGRKEHYRRWEPGSMRYSTSPASSDYSWKSVEKYKKYTYSGSRDFSRHEQRYQLNKNQGEYEREGNYEEDIKTEVPEEGLSSKEHSESGVKKNLPQNLLNIFNQIAAFEKEKGNKPKN; encoded by the exons ATGGACCGGGACCTTATGCGGCAGTCCCTGAATTTCCACGGGCCGTCATTGCTCTCCCTGCTCAGGAGCGAACAGCAGGACAATCCGCACTTCCGGAGCCTCCTGGGGTCGGTGGTCGAGCCTGCCCGGGGCCCGCCGCCCCAGCAACAGTTACAGG aaaagagaagagagttgAAAACATTGAAATACAAAAATTCATTTCCAAAAAAGCGGATCTGCTTTTTGCACTTTCCTGGAAATCAGATACACCTACAACTTCTGAAGTTAATGAAGACGATGAAG GCTCTATGTCCACTAAGAGACGTGCCTTCTCTCAGTAACCATGGGGATCCTTTATCATATTACCAAACTGGTGACATCATTCGAG ctgGAATCAAGGATATTGACAGATATCATGAAAAGCTTGCTGTATCTCTATATAGCTCATCTCTTCCACCACACCTATCTGGTATTAAATTAGGTGTAATTAGTTCCGAAGAACTTCCTTTGTACTACAG gagaagtGTTGAACTAAATAGCAATTCTTCAGAATCCTATGAGAATATCATGCAGAGTTCTTTGGGATTTGTTAATCCAGGAGTAGTTGAATTCCTTTTAggaaaactaggaatagatgaATCTAATCCACCATCTTTAATGAGAGGCCTGCAAAG caAAAATTTCTCTGAAGACGATTTTGCTTCTGCATTAAGAAAGAAGCAGTCTGCATCTTGGGCTTTAAAATG TGTGAAGATTGGAGTTGATTATTTTAAGGTTGGACGCCATGTGGATGCTATGAATGAATACAATAAGGCTCtggaaatagataaacaaaatgtggaagcTTTGGTAGCTCGTGGAGCATT ATATGCAACAAAAGGAAGTCTGAACAAAGCGATAGAAGATTTTGAGCTTGCATTGGAAAACTGTCCAACTCACAGGAATGCAAGAAAATACCTCTGCCAGACCCTTGTAGAAAGAGGAGGGCA gttagaagaagaagaaaagtttttaaatgcaGAAAGTTACTATAAGAAAGCTTTGGCTTTGGATGAAACTTTTAAAGATGCAGAGGATGCTTTGCAGAAGCTTCATAAATATATGCAG AAATCTTTggaattaagagaaaaacaagctgaaaaggaagaaaagcagaaaacaaggaaaatagaaaCAAGTGCAGAAAAGTTACGTAAGCttttaaaagaggagaaaag gctaaagaaaaaaagaagaaaatcaacttCTTCCTCTTCAAGTGTTTCTTCTGCTGATGaatcagtttcttcttcttcatcctcttcctcttctggtcACAAAAGGCATAAGAAACATAAGAGGAATCGCTCAGAGTCTTCTCGAAGCTCCAAAAGGCATTCAGCTAAGGCATCCTCAAATCAGGTAGATCAGAATAAGAAAGATGAGTGCTTCCCAGTTCCAGCCAATACTTCAGCATCTTTTCTTAACCAAAAACAAGAAGTGGAAAAACTACTGGAAAAGCAGGATAGGTTACCTTAtcaaaagaaacaggtaaaagaaaaagatagatgCCCTCTTTCTTCATCTTCAGTTGAAATTCCGGATGATTTTGGAGGTAGGTCTGAAGATCCAAGAgatttttataatagctataaaacTCAGACAGATAGTAGCAAAACAGAAAAGCCACATAAATCAGAAAGACATTCTTCCAGTAGAAGAGATTCCTCAGATTCCTTCTATAGGAATTCAGAGGACAAGATAAAAATGTATGGTTATAGAAGATTTGAGAAAgatacagaaggaagaaaagaacactaTAGAAGGTGGGAGCCAGGTTCCATGAGATATTCCACTTCACCAGCAAGCTCAGACTACTCTTGGAAGtcagttgaaaaatataaaaaatacacttATTCTGGATCACGTGATTTCAGTAGACATGAACAAAGatatcaattaaataaaaatcaaggagAATATGAAAGAGAGGGTAATTATGAGGAGGATATTAAAACAGAGGTTCCAGAAGAGGGACTAAGTAGCAAAGAGCATTCGGAAagtggagttaaaaaaaatttacctcaAAATTTACTCAATATATTTAATCAGATAGCcgcatttgagaaagaaaaaggaaataagccAAAAAATTAG
- the TTC14 gene encoding tetratricopeptide repeat protein 14 isoform X1 — protein sequence MDRDLMRQSLNFHGPSLLSLLRSEQQDNPHFRSLLGSVVEPARGPPPQQQLQGRKEKRVENIEIQKFISKKADLLFALSWKSDTPTTSEVNEDDEEHYAIMPPLEQFMEIPSMDRRELFFRDIERGDIVIGRISSIREFGFFMVLICLGSGIMRDISHLEITALCPLRDVPSLSNHGDPLSYYQTGDIIRAGIKDIDRYHEKLAVSLYSSSLPPHLSGIKLGVISSEELPLYYRRSVELNSNSSESYENIMQSSLGFVNPGVVEFLLGKLGIDESNPPSLMRGLQSKNFSEDDFASALRKKQSASWALKCVKIGVDYFKVGRHVDAMNEYNKALEIDKQNVEALVARGALYATKGSLNKAIEDFELALENCPTHRNARKYLCQTLVERGGQLEEEEKFLNAESYYKKALALDETFKDAEDALQKLHKYMQKSLELREKQAEKEEKQKTRKIETSAEKLRKLLKEEKRLKKKRRKSTSSSSSVSSADESVSSSSSSSSSGHKRHKKHKRNRSESSRSSKRHSAKASSNQVDQNKKDECFPVPANTSASFLNQKQEVEKLLEKQDRLPYQKKQVKEKDRCPLSSSSVEIPDDFGGRSEDPRDFYNSYKTQTDSSKTEKPHKSERHSSSRRDSSDSFYRNSEDKIKMYGYRRFEKDTEGRKEHYRRWEPGSMRYSTSPASSDYSWKSVEKYKKYTYSGSRDFSRHEQRYQLNKNQGEYEREGNYEEDIKTEVPEEGLSSKEHSESGVKKNLPQNLLNIFNQIAAFEKEKGNKPKN from the exons ATGGACCGGGACCTTATGCGGCAGTCCCTGAATTTCCACGGGCCGTCATTGCTCTCCCTGCTCAGGAGCGAACAGCAGGACAATCCGCACTTCCGGAGCCTCCTGGGGTCGGTGGTCGAGCCTGCCCGGGGCCCGCCGCCCCAGCAACAGTTACAGGGCAG aaaagagaagagagttgAAAACATTGAAATACAAAAATTCATTTCCAAAAAAGCGGATCTGCTTTTTGCACTTTCCTGGAAATCAGATACACCTACAACTTCTGAAGTTAATGAAGACGATGAAG agcATTATGCAATCATGCCACCTTTAGAGCAATTCATGGAGATACCTAGTATGGACCGGAGAGAGCTCTTTTTTCGAGATATTGAGCGTGGTGATATagtgattggaagaattagttCCATTCGGGAATTTGGGTTTTTCATGGTGTTGATTTGTTTAGGCAGTGGCATTATGAGAGATATATCCCACTTAGAAATCACA GCTCTATGTCCACTAAGAGACGTGCCTTCTCTCAGTAACCATGGGGATCCTTTATCATATTACCAAACTGGTGACATCATTCGAG ctgGAATCAAGGATATTGACAGATATCATGAAAAGCTTGCTGTATCTCTATATAGCTCATCTCTTCCACCACACCTATCTGGTATTAAATTAGGTGTAATTAGTTCCGAAGAACTTCCTTTGTACTACAG gagaagtGTTGAACTAAATAGCAATTCTTCAGAATCCTATGAGAATATCATGCAGAGTTCTTTGGGATTTGTTAATCCAGGAGTAGTTGAATTCCTTTTAggaaaactaggaatagatgaATCTAATCCACCATCTTTAATGAGAGGCCTGCAAAG caAAAATTTCTCTGAAGACGATTTTGCTTCTGCATTAAGAAAGAAGCAGTCTGCATCTTGGGCTTTAAAATG TGTGAAGATTGGAGTTGATTATTTTAAGGTTGGACGCCATGTGGATGCTATGAATGAATACAATAAGGCTCtggaaatagataaacaaaatgtggaagcTTTGGTAGCTCGTGGAGCATT ATATGCAACAAAAGGAAGTCTGAACAAAGCGATAGAAGATTTTGAGCTTGCATTGGAAAACTGTCCAACTCACAGGAATGCAAGAAAATACCTCTGCCAGACCCTTGTAGAAAGAGGAGGGCA gttagaagaagaagaaaagtttttaaatgcaGAAAGTTACTATAAGAAAGCTTTGGCTTTGGATGAAACTTTTAAAGATGCAGAGGATGCTTTGCAGAAGCTTCATAAATATATGCAG AAATCTTTggaattaagagaaaaacaagctgaaaaggaagaaaagcagaaaacaaggaaaatagaaaCAAGTGCAGAAAAGTTACGTAAGCttttaaaagaggagaaaag gctaaagaaaaaaagaagaaaatcaacttCTTCCTCTTCAAGTGTTTCTTCTGCTGATGaatcagtttcttcttcttcatcctcttcctcttctggtcACAAAAGGCATAAGAAACATAAGAGGAATCGCTCAGAGTCTTCTCGAAGCTCCAAAAGGCATTCAGCTAAGGCATCCTCAAATCAGGTAGATCAGAATAAGAAAGATGAGTGCTTCCCAGTTCCAGCCAATACTTCAGCATCTTTTCTTAACCAAAAACAAGAAGTGGAAAAACTACTGGAAAAGCAGGATAGGTTACCTTAtcaaaagaaacaggtaaaagaaaaagatagatgCCCTCTTTCTTCATCTTCAGTTGAAATTCCGGATGATTTTGGAGGTAGGTCTGAAGATCCAAGAgatttttataatagctataaaacTCAGACAGATAGTAGCAAAACAGAAAAGCCACATAAATCAGAAAGACATTCTTCCAGTAGAAGAGATTCCTCAGATTCCTTCTATAGGAATTCAGAGGACAAGATAAAAATGTATGGTTATAGAAGATTTGAGAAAgatacagaaggaagaaaagaacactaTAGAAGGTGGGAGCCAGGTTCCATGAGATATTCCACTTCACCAGCAAGCTCAGACTACTCTTGGAAGtcagttgaaaaatataaaaaatacacttATTCTGGATCACGTGATTTCAGTAGACATGAACAAAGatatcaattaaataaaaatcaaggagAATATGAAAGAGAGGGTAATTATGAGGAGGATATTAAAACAGAGGTTCCAGAAGAGGGACTAAGTAGCAAAGAGCATTCGGAAagtggagttaaaaaaaatttacctcaAAATTTACTCAATATATTTAATCAGATAGCcgcatttgagaaagaaaaaggaaataagccAAAAAATTAG